One genomic window of Stenotrophomonas maltophilia includes the following:
- a CDS encoding ATP-binding protein, with protein sequence MALRIIRSTDPITVTRLNVCIYAAPGLGKTSISFTADKPLLLDFDRGAHRSANRKDTVQVERWEDVAHITADDLADFNTVVVDTAGRALDTLTPDIIRRNPKMGRGGSLTLQGFGQLKAEFVAWLKHLNSLGKDVVLIAHMDEQRNGDEIIERLDVQGGSKGEIYKAADAMGRLSIRDGKRMLNFSPTDASFGKNPGQLEPLEVPHPERDPQFLARVIQQIKDRLNAMTEEQREAQAALEKWRDRTTAAQDVTAINALLPEAKGGSQAMKVLLNDRAAALGLTFDSKAGQYAAPKAA encoded by the coding sequence ATGGCACTGCGCATCATCCGCTCCACCGACCCGATCACGGTCACCCGCCTGAACGTCTGCATCTATGCCGCCCCCGGCCTGGGCAAGACGTCCATTTCCTTCACTGCCGACAAGCCGCTGCTGCTGGACTTCGACCGCGGCGCGCACCGATCGGCCAACCGAAAGGACACCGTGCAGGTGGAGCGCTGGGAAGACGTGGCGCACATCACCGCCGACGACCTGGCCGACTTCAACACGGTGGTGGTCGACACTGCCGGCCGCGCGCTCGACACGCTGACGCCGGACATCATCCGCCGCAATCCGAAGATGGGCCGGGGTGGTTCGCTGACGCTGCAGGGCTTCGGCCAGCTGAAGGCCGAGTTCGTGGCATGGCTGAAGCACCTCAACAGCCTGGGCAAGGACGTGGTGCTGATCGCCCACATGGACGAGCAGCGCAACGGCGACGAGATCATTGAGCGTCTGGACGTCCAGGGTGGCAGCAAGGGCGAGATCTACAAGGCGGCGGATGCCATGGGCCGGCTGTCGATCCGCGACGGCAAGCGCATGCTCAACTTCAGCCCCACCGATGCGTCGTTCGGCAAGAACCCGGGCCAGCTGGAACCGCTGGAAGTACCGCACCCGGAGCGTGACCCGCAGTTCCTCGCTCGCGTGATCCAGCAGATCAAGGACCGGCTCAACGCCATGACCGAGGAACAGCGCGAGGCTCAGGCGGCGCTGGAGAAGTGGCGCGACCGCACCACGGCTGCTCAGGACGTCACCGCGATCAATGCGCTGCTGCCGGAGGCAAAGGGCGGCTCGCAGGCCATGAAGGTGCTGCTGAACGACCGTGCCGCCGCACTCGGCCTTACCTTCGACAGCAAGGCCGGCCAGTACGCCGCGCCGAAGGCAGCCTGA